Proteins encoded within one genomic window of Deinococcota bacterium:
- a CDS encoding GntR family transcriptional regulator has product MIRPKAPLQRVKRRNPRDEIATRPRDYIFVFREALPPGHLPGEQEFCDLFGASRVSVREGLRLLEARVAAVSEHIQGFYASLFADAAVVTDPGEAGVMLEGLHA; this is encoded by the coding sequence ATGATAAGACCCAAGGCGCCCTTGCAGCGCGTCAAGCGCAGGAACCCGAGGGACGAAATCGCCACTCGGCCGCGCGACTACATCTTTGTCTTTAGGGAAGCGCTCCCTCCCGGTCACCTGCCGGGCGAGCAGGAGTTCTGCGACCTTTTCGGCGCGAGCCGCGTCAGCGTGCGGGAGGGTTTGAGGCTCCTCGAGGCGCGGGTGGCGGCGGTCAGCGAGCACATCCAGGGTTTTTACGCGTCGCTGTTTGCAGACGCAGCGGTGGTCACGGACCCTGGGGAGGCGGGCGTGATGCTTGAGGGGCTACATGCTTGA
- a CDS encoding fumarylacetoacetate hydrolase family protein, with protein sequence MQRLRYHSYDGSYWGEAEGGKVFQLSHMMGRRTGVSLMLSDATLLPPCEPRSIVCVGKNYARHISEMGGDAANPPQEPGLFLKALNTLSGPGDPIPYPSWTNELHFEGELAVVIARTVRRVDPEEALDYVLGYTCACDVTARDKQRGDLQWTRGKSADGFCPLGPWLETDLDPGHLSVQTRINGELRQDGNTAELIFPVPVILSYISQFMTLHPGDVVLTGTPDGVGPLNVGDLVEVTVEGVGTLTNTVEAG encoded by the coding sequence ATGCAACGACTGAGATACCACAGCTACGACGGCAGCTACTGGGGTGAGGCGGAAGGCGGCAAGGTCTTCCAGCTCAGCCACATGATGGGCCGGCGCACCGGCGTGAGCCTGATGCTCTCGGACGCTACCCTGCTGCCGCCCTGCGAGCCGCGCTCGATCGTCTGCGTCGGCAAGAACTACGCCAGGCACATCAGCGAGATGGGCGGCGACGCGGCGAACCCGCCCCAGGAGCCGGGTCTCTTTCTAAAGGCGCTCAACACCCTCTCGGGTCCCGGCGACCCCATTCCCTACCCGTCGTGGACGAACGAGCTGCACTTTGAAGGTGAACTGGCCGTGGTCATCGCCCGGACGGTGCGACGGGTAGACCCCGAGGAGGCGCTCGACTACGTGCTCGGTTACACCTGCGCCTGCGACGTGACCGCGCGCGACAAGCAGCGGGGCGACCTGCAGTGGACCCGCGGCAAGTCCGCCGACGGCTTCTGCCCCTTGGGTCCCTGGCTCGAGACCGACTTAGACCCCGGTCATTTGAGCGTGCAGACGCGCATAAACGGCGAGCTGAGGCAAGACGGCAACACCGCGGAGCTGATCTTTCCGGTGCCGGTGATCCTCTCCTACATCTCCCAGTTCATGACGCTTCATCCCGGCGACGTGGTCCTCACCGGCACGCCCGACGGGGTGGGGCCGCTCAACGTCGGCGACCTCGTCGAGGTGACGGTCGAGGGCGTCGGCACGCTGACGAATACGGTCGAAGCAGGATAA